From Gammaproteobacteria bacterium:
GCCGATGGCCAGCCCCAGGCCGAGAACCGTGAAGGCCGCCAGCGCGGGGAGCGCGACGTAGAGCGGGATGGCGACCGCCAGCCCGGCGGTGGCGTGGCCCGAGGGGAAGCTGAAGCGGTCGGGGGGTTTCAGGACGAACAGCCCCGTCGGACGCAGCTTCGGCCTCGCCCGATTGATGGTGCGCTTCATCAATTGCACCGCCAGGTGCGACACCGTAAGCACGGCCATGCATTCGAGCCCCACCCGGCGCAGTCCGGACGGGAATCCGAAGCTGAGGATCAGCGTGATGCCCACCATCGACGGCCAGTCGCCCGCATGCGTGACGCC
This genomic window contains:
- a CDS encoding phosphatase PAP2 family protein, giving the protein MMAALRAYDERMLDVITARRKRWLDIFMRGVTHAGDWPSMVGITLILSFGFPSGLRRVGLECMAVLTVSHLAVQLMKRTINRARPKLRPTGLFVLKPPDRFSFPSGHATAGLAVAIPLYVALPALAAFTVLGLGLAIGVSRAYLGVHYPGDVLMGWVTAVVTALIV